The proteins below are encoded in one region of Pelagibacterium flavum:
- the aspS gene encoding aspartate--tRNA ligase, translating into MHRYRSHTCAQLNKADVGSTVRLSGWVHRIRDHGGLLFLDLRDHYGLTQCVIDPDSPAFKLVESVRAEWVIRVDGEVKARTPETINKNLPTGEVEVFIRDIEVLGKSAELPLPVFGEPDYPEDTRLRYRFIDLRRETLHANIVKRTKIISAMRRRMSDIGFAEYSTPILTASSPEGARDFLVPSRIHPGKFFALPQAPQQYKQLLMVAGFDRYFQIAPCFRDEDPRADRLPGEFYQLDVEMSFVTQEEVWDTMEPVIRGVFEEFAEGKKVTQEFPRIPYDVAIRKYGSDKPDLRNPIEMEDVTEHFRDSGFKVFANQIAGDPKVEVWAIPAPTGGSRAFCDRMNAWAQGEGQPGLGYIFFKDGAGSGPIAKNIGEERTDAIRSQLGLKDGDAVFFVCGVPSKFHSFAGAARTKVGTDLELLDLDSYALCWIVDFPFYEWDEEEKKLEFAHNPFSMPQGGREALDGEDPLSIKAYQYDAVCNGFEIASGSIRNQEPETMVAAFEKVGLSRQDVEDRFGGLYRAFQYGAPPHGGMAAGVDRIVMLLCGVQNLREITLFPMNQQAEDLLMGAPSDASPRQLRELHLRLNLPADKKNA; encoded by the coding sequence ATGCATCGCTATCGTTCGCACACCTGTGCCCAGCTCAACAAGGCAGATGTCGGCTCGACCGTCCGCCTGTCAGGATGGGTGCATCGCATTCGAGATCATGGCGGATTGCTGTTTCTTGACCTGCGTGACCATTACGGGCTGACCCAGTGCGTAATCGATCCGGATTCGCCTGCATTCAAGCTGGTCGAAAGTGTCCGCGCCGAGTGGGTCATCCGGGTGGATGGCGAGGTTAAGGCGCGCACGCCCGAAACCATCAACAAGAACCTGCCCACGGGCGAGGTCGAGGTGTTCATTCGCGACATCGAAGTGCTGGGCAAGTCTGCCGAGCTGCCTCTGCCGGTGTTCGGTGAGCCCGACTATCCCGAAGACACGCGTCTGCGCTATCGCTTCATCGACCTGCGCCGCGAAACGCTGCATGCCAACATCGTCAAGCGCACCAAGATCATTTCGGCGATGCGCCGGCGTATGTCCGATATCGGGTTCGCCGAGTATTCAACCCCCATCCTTACGGCGTCGTCGCCCGAAGGCGCGCGCGACTTCCTGGTGCCCAGCCGCATTCATCCGGGCAAGTTCTTTGCCCTTCCGCAGGCGCCGCAGCAATACAAGCAATTGCTGATGGTGGCCGGGTTCGATCGCTATTTCCAGATCGCCCCGTGCTTCCGCGACGAAGATCCACGTGCCGATCGTCTGCCGGGCGAATTCTATCAGCTTGACGTTGAAATGAGCTTTGTGACCCAGGAAGAAGTCTGGGATACCATGGAGCCGGTGATCCGGGGTGTGTTCGAGGAATTTGCCGAAGGCAAGAAGGTCACGCAGGAGTTCCCGCGTATTCCCTATGATGTGGCGATCCGCAAATATGGCTCCGACAAGCCCGATCTGCGTAACCCGATCGAGATGGAAGACGTTACCGAACATTTCCGCGACTCGGGGTTCAAGGTCTTCGCCAACCAGATCGCCGGTGATCCCAAGGTTGAAGTCTGGGCCATCCCGGCACCGACCGGCGGGTCGCGTGCGTTCTGTGACCGCATGAATGCCTGGGCACAGGGCGAAGGCCAGCCGGGCCTGGGCTACATCTTCTTCAAGGATGGCGCAGGTTCGGGGCCGATTGCCAAGAACATCGGTGAGGAGCGCACCGACGCCATTCGCAGCCAACTCGGACTGAAGGACGGCGATGCCGTGTTTTTCGTCTGTGGTGTGCCCTCCAAGTTCCACAGCTTTGCCGGTGCGGCCCGCACCAAGGTCGGTACCGATCTCGAACTTCTCGACCTCGACAGCTACGCGCTGTGCTGGATAGTCGATTTTCCGTTCTATGAATGGGATGAAGAAGAAAAGAAGCTGGAATTCGCCCACAATCCATTCTCCATGCCGCAGGGGGGGCGCGAGGCTCTCGATGGCGAAGACCCGCTGTCGATCAAGGCGTACCAGTACGACGCCGTCTGCAACGGCTTTGAAATCGCATCGGGCTCGATCCGTAACCAGGAACCCGAAACCATGGTTGCCGCCTTCGAGAAAGTGGGACTATCGCGTCAGGACGTCGAAGACCGGTTTGGCGGACTCTATCGCGCGTTCCAGTACGGCGCGCCTCCACATGGTGGCATGGCGGCGGGTGTCGACCGGATCGTGATGCTTTTGTGCGGCGTCCAGAACCTGCGCGAGATCACGCTGTTTCCGATGAACCAGCAGGCCGAGGATCTGCTGATGGGCGCGCCCAGTGATGCGTCACCCCGGCAGTTGCGCGAACTTCATTTGCGGCTGAATTTACCGGCGGACAAGAAGAACGCCTGA
- a CDS encoding EAL domain-containing protein has translation MRSRFSQIVLLVVALLAFLPVVAVDHVIDGYVMARETTALQTTVDAITHDSQLTVHEGIQSLRRILANSPSLCAATFVQNVNSELEANPFLRQVVVENRDGVQYCSAFDRAVQYRVLSESLTIPGHTETLSVIKIDGNETPLLKITQAFGRERTVSAFVLASPMLMRNDVPLLGQISYLQVALTSGTSILLRGDARIGQGSSRSEYLFARSFAGEIPLKAEAGVLFSEVRSDYSSLDIGFTVAACFLGALILVLAIQYARKADIVAFDLERAIIAGEMKPYYQPVINLKTGKLTGCEVLIRWVKKNGEVIPPGAFIDYAEMSGLAIPMTLSLMEQVRYDLEDICREVPDFKVSINLFEGHFRDGSIVEDVQSVFEGSGISYRQLVFEITERRPLDDRNAANRVMTALHKLGARIAMDDAGTGHSNLAYLQTLGIDIIKIDKIFVEMIKDATQPVPVVDGLISMARELDIEIIAEGVETQEQALYLRSKSVVFAQGYLFAPPMKLSSFLVLANALRPAGRESNLEPGLAA, from the coding sequence TTGCGGTCGCGTTTTTCACAAATTGTACTGCTCGTCGTTGCGCTGCTGGCATTTCTGCCGGTGGTGGCGGTCGATCATGTGATCGACGGTTATGTGATGGCGCGGGAAACAACCGCGCTGCAGACCACAGTCGATGCCATCACCCATGACTCCCAGCTTACCGTTCACGAGGGAATTCAATCGCTCAGACGCATTCTGGCAAACAGCCCCTCATTGTGTGCCGCGACCTTCGTGCAGAACGTCAACAGCGAACTCGAAGCCAATCCGTTCTTGCGTCAGGTCGTCGTTGAGAACCGTGACGGGGTGCAATACTGCTCGGCATTCGACCGCGCGGTGCAGTATCGCGTACTTTCGGAAAGCCTTACAATTCCTGGGCACACCGAAACGCTGAGCGTCATCAAGATCGACGGCAACGAGACGCCATTGCTCAAGATAACCCAAGCATTCGGGCGCGAACGGACCGTTTCAGCGTTCGTCCTGGCCTCTCCCATGCTCATGCGCAACGACGTGCCGCTGCTGGGCCAGATCAGCTATTTGCAGGTGGCGCTGACAAGCGGCACGTCGATACTGCTGCGTGGTGATGCGCGGATCGGCCAGGGATCGAGCCGGTCTGAATATCTGTTCGCACGGTCTTTTGCCGGAGAAATACCACTCAAGGCAGAGGCCGGCGTTTTATTTTCCGAAGTTCGATCGGATTATTCATCGCTCGACATCGGTTTTACCGTGGCGGCGTGCTTTCTGGGCGCGCTCATTCTGGTGCTCGCGATCCAATACGCCCGCAAGGCTGACATTGTCGCATTCGATCTCGAGCGCGCTATCATCGCGGGGGAAATGAAGCCCTATTATCAGCCGGTCATCAACCTCAAGACCGGGAAGCTGACGGGGTGCGAGGTTCTCATTCGATGGGTGAAAAAAAACGGTGAGGTTATTCCGCCCGGCGCTTTTATCGACTACGCGGAAATGTCCGGCCTGGCCATTCCCATGACCCTGAGCCTGATGGAACAGGTCCGTTACGACCTTGAAGACATCTGCCGTGAGGTGCCGGATTTCAAGGTGTCGATCAATTTATTCGAGGGTCATTTCCGCGATGGTTCGATCGTGGAAGACGTCCAGTCTGTCTTTGAGGGCAGTGGCATTTCCTATCGTCAGCTCGTTTTCGAAATTACAGAGCGCAGGCCGCTTGACGATCGCAACGCCGCCAACAGGGTCATGACCGCGCTACACAAGCTCGGCGCGCGGATCGCCATGGATGACGCTGGCACCGGGCACTCCAATCTTGCCTATTTGCAGACGCTTGGCATCGACATCATCAAGATCGACAAAATTTTCGTTGAAATGATCAAGGACGCTACCCAGCCCGTGCCGGTGGTCGATGGGCTCATCTCGATGGCTCGTGAGCTCGACATCGAGATCATCGCCGAAGGGGTGGAAACCCAGGAGCAGGCGCTTTATCTGCGGTCCAAGAGCGTCGTTTTTGCGCAGGGCTACCTTTTCGCCCCTCCCATGAAATTGTCGTCGTTTCTTGTCCTGGCGAATGCTCTGCGGCCAGCCGGTCGGGAAAGCAATCTGGAGCCGGGTCTGGCCGCCTGA
- a CDS encoding NADP-dependent malic enzyme: protein MTEEPRDPQKALKEAALHFHRYPKPGKIEIAPTKPLANQRDLALAYSPGVAAPCEEIAADPETAALYTSRGNLVAVISNGTAVLGLGNIGALASKPVMEGKAVLFKKFAGIDSIDIEIDEQDPKKFIETVAPMWPSFGGINLEDIKAPDCFEIEEALRERMPIPVFHDDQHGTAIIVAAAVLNGLRIAGKDISKVKICTSGAGAAAIACLNMLMAVGAKRENIWVADREGLVTTRRDNSVDRWRGAFAQDSDKTSLAEVMQGADIFLGLSAAGALKREMLKDMAENPLILALSNPVPEIMPEIAQEERPDAMICTGRSDYANQVNNVLCFPFIFRGALDVGATTINEEMKAAAAHAIAKLAHEPVLESVPGAPSTFGRDYLIPNPFDQRLILRIAPAVAKAAMDTGVARRPVADFDAYKDSLNRFVFRSGMVMKPMIERAKGAGQRIAFADGEDERVLRATQVVLEEEMAQPILIGRPFVIEQRIERFGLQLTPGKDFEIINPEDDPRYKEYVAEFHSLVGRSGVTPDTARTIVRTNTTIIGALAVKRGDADGLICGLQGRYIKHVRDIKSVIGLSDGVSDVSALSMLIMPRGAFFLADTYVNMDPSADEIVSITLQARDHLKRFNIEAKAALLSYSNFGSREGASSDKMKAAYDKLKRVAPDLIVEGEMQGDLALNQGLRERYIPDSVLKGEANLLVFPNLESANLSMTLLKELNNALPVGPILMGTRSPAHILAPSVTSRGIVNMTAITANESLALKG, encoded by the coding sequence ATGACGGAAGAACCGCGCGATCCGCAGAAGGCACTCAAAGAAGCCGCGCTGCATTTCCACCGATATCCAAAGCCGGGCAAGATCGAAATTGCCCCGACCAAGCCTTTGGCCAATCAACGCGATCTTGCGCTTGCCTATTCGCCCGGTGTGGCGGCGCCTTGTGAGGAAATCGCCGCGGATCCCGAAACGGCGGCGCTTTATACGTCGCGCGGCAATCTCGTGGCCGTTATTTCGAATGGGACCGCGGTGCTCGGGCTGGGCAATATCGGTGCGCTGGCATCCAAACCCGTGATGGAAGGCAAGGCGGTTCTGTTCAAGAAGTTTGCCGGTATCGATTCCATCGACATCGAGATTGACGAGCAGGATCCAAAAAAGTTCATCGAAACCGTTGCGCCGATGTGGCCCTCTTTCGGCGGCATCAATCTCGAAGACATCAAGGCTCCGGATTGTTTTGAAATCGAGGAAGCGCTGCGTGAGCGCATGCCGATCCCGGTTTTCCATGATGATCAGCATGGTACGGCCATTATTGTTGCGGCTGCTGTTCTCAATGGGCTCAGGATCGCCGGCAAGGACATTTCCAAGGTCAAGATTTGCACGTCCGGCGCGGGTGCCGCGGCTATCGCTTGCCTGAACATGCTGATGGCCGTTGGGGCCAAGCGGGAAAACATCTGGGTTGCCGACCGTGAGGGGCTGGTGACGACGCGGCGCGACAATTCGGTCGATCGCTGGCGTGGTGCCTTCGCCCAGGATAGCGACAAGACCTCGCTGGCCGAAGTGATGCAGGGGGCCGATATTTTCCTTGGACTTTCCGCTGCCGGTGCGCTCAAGCGGGAAATGCTCAAGGACATGGCGGAAAACCCGCTGATCCTTGCGCTGTCCAACCCGGTGCCGGAGATCATGCCCGAAATCGCTCAGGAAGAGCGTCCGGACGCCATGATCTGCACGGGGCGGTCCGATTATGCCAACCAGGTCAACAACGTCCTGTGCTTTCCGTTCATCTTCCGCGGGGCACTCGACGTCGGCGCGACCACGATCAACGAAGAAATGAAGGCCGCTGCCGCGCACGCCATCGCCAAGCTGGCGCATGAGCCGGTGCTCGAGTCGGTTCCGGGCGCGCCTTCCACGTTCGGCCGCGACTACCTCATTCCCAACCCGTTCGACCAGCGCCTCATCTTGCGTATTGCACCGGCTGTGGCCAAGGCTGCCATGGACACGGGTGTTGCGCGGCGCCCCGTTGCTGATTTCGACGCCTACAAGGACAGCCTCAATCGCTTCGTCTTCCGTTCGGGCATGGTGATGAAGCCGATGATCGAACGGGCGAAGGGTGCCGGCCAGCGGATCGCCTTTGCCGATGGCGAAGACGAGCGCGTATTGCGCGCCACGCAAGTGGTTCTCGAGGAAGAAATGGCACAGCCAATCCTTATCGGGCGGCCATTCGTTATCGAACAGCGCATCGAACGCTTCGGGCTGCAACTGACTCCAGGCAAGGATTTCGAGATCATCAATCCCGAAGACGATCCACGCTACAAGGAATATGTCGCTGAATTCCATTCGCTTGTCGGTCGTTCGGGCGTGACGCCCGACACGGCACGGACGATCGTGCGCACCAACACCACGATCATCGGGGCGCTTGCCGTCAAGCGCGGCGATGCCGATGGGCTGATATGCGGTCTTCAGGGGCGTTACATCAAGCACGTGCGCGATATCAAATCCGTCATCGGGCTGTCGGACGGCGTTTCGGACGTTTCGGCTCTTTCGATGCTCATTATGCCGCGCGGAGCGTTTTTCCTTGCCGATACCTATGTGAACATGGACCCCAGCGCTGACGAGATCGTATCGATCACGCTTCAGGCCCGCGACCACCTCAAGCGCTTCAATATTGAAGCCAAGGCAGCGCTGTTGAGCTATTCGAACTTTGGCTCGCGCGAGGGGGCGTCGTCAGACAAGATGAAAGCCGCCTATGACAAGCTCAAGCGCGTCGCGCCGGATCTCATCGTCGAAGGTGAAATGCAGGGCGATCTGGCGCTGAACCAGGGGCTGCGCGAGCGCTATATCCCCGACTCGGTCCTTAAGGGAGAGGCCAATCTGCTGGTGTTCCCGAACCTGGAAAGTGCGAATCTTTCCATGACCTTGCTCAAAGAACTCAACAACGCGCTTCCGGTCGGGCCGATCCTGATGGGAACGCGGAGCCCGGCGCATATTCTGGCGCCGTCGGTGACCAGCCGCGGGATCGTGAATATGACAGCGATCACCGCAAACGAAAGTCTGGCTCTTAAGGGCTGA